Proteins from a genomic interval of Desulfomicrobium macestii:
- a CDS encoding response regulator, whose product MTQEKILVIDDEKATLKMFRLFLDVYGFDILTAESGEEGLEVFDREKPDIVLTDIKMPGMDGIEVLQQIKKRSPATEVIVITGHGDMDLAIQALNLDAADFINKPIQRQSLEQGLARARERLKLAKSRQNEVSVSRQGRALVIEIQGSVSSHSEPYLREAYSKAQEAGVQRIVLHFDPNTSVNGAGIAILTQLVLESEKDGVEIVMAGLSENFRKVFGIVGLTRMVQIFDGLDEACT is encoded by the coding sequence ATGACGCAAGAAAAAATCCTGGTCATCGACGACGAGAAGGCGACCCTGAAAATGTTCCGGCTTTTTCTGGACGTGTACGGATTCGACATCCTCACGGCCGAATCCGGAGAAGAGGGGCTGGAAGTTTTCGACAGGGAAAAACCCGACATCGTCCTGACCGACATCAAGATGCCCGGCATGGACGGAATCGAGGTTCTGCAGCAGATCAAGAAACGGTCGCCCGCCACGGAGGTCATCGTCATCACCGGACATGGCGACATGGACCTGGCCATTCAGGCCCTGAATCTGGATGCCGCCGATTTCATAAACAAGCCCATCCAGCGGCAGAGCCTTGAACAGGGCCTGGCACGGGCCAGGGAGCGGCTCAAGCTGGCCAAGAGTCGGCAGAACGAAGTCAGCGTCAGCCGGCAGGGCCGGGCGCTGGTCATTGAGATTCAGGGCAGCGTCAGTTCCCACAGCGAACCGTATCTGCGCGAAGCCTACTCCAAGGCCCAGGAAGCGGGGGTGCAGCGCATCGTGCTGCATTTCGATCCCAACACCTCCGTGAACGGGGCAGGCATCGCCATTTTGACCCAGCTGGTGCTGGAGAGCGAAAAGGACGGAGTCGAGATTGTCATGGCCGGTCTTTCCGAGAATTTTCGCAAGGTTTTCGGTATAGTGGGGCTGACCCGCATGGTTCAGATTTTCGACGGTCTGGATGAGGCCTGTACCTAG
- a CDS encoding TlpA family protein disulfide reductase → MTVFTRIAFCLFLFCVAQPVMAAPPATGDAMPELILPVPFDPAGQEMLGVQGKTTFTLADLGADLIFIEVIGVYCPQCVKQSPGFKTLFNRLNRGKLKGRVAMFGLAAGGTDAEVKQLLGTGQYLFPVLSDPDYVLHKVLGEPLTPYTIVCRPDGSVVYDHLGVVQDIDALYQHIKTLLD, encoded by the coding sequence ATGACGGTTTTCACTCGTATCGCATTTTGTCTCTTTCTCTTTTGCGTGGCCCAGCCTGTCATGGCCGCGCCGCCCGCCACCGGCGACGCCATGCCCGAACTGATTCTGCCCGTTCCCTTCGATCCGGCCGGACAGGAGATGCTCGGCGTGCAGGGGAAAACGACCTTCACTCTTGCGGATCTTGGCGCCGATCTCATTTTCATAGAGGTCATAGGCGTGTATTGTCCGCAGTGCGTCAAGCAGTCCCCGGGTTTCAAGACCCTTTTCAACCGCCTGAACAGGGGCAAGCTCAAGGGGCGAGTGGCCATGTTCGGGCTGGCCGCCGGAGGAACGGACGCCGAGGTCAAGCAGTTGCTGGGCACCGGCCAGTACCTTTTTCCGGTCCTGAGCGACCCCGACTACGTGCTGCACAAGGTGCTGGGCGAGCCGCTCACTCCCTACACAATCGTCTGCAGGCCGGACGGGAGCGTGGTTTACGACCACCTCGGCGTGGTTCAGGACATTGACGCGCTCTACCAGCACATAAAGACACTGCTCGACTGA
- a CDS encoding transposase yields MAEQLGVTYNTAYKAVTTLRMAILTHSLDARLIIRSIEGLDFSKSGKFHMDMSTRSGTRMPVFGIVERGPHVFADLIPELDGDSIIHFKMNFHLKTASLGKIIYTDRFKQYAALLVGGSHLSALYNIRHNDKGLFIDSSKGFWSFSKDWFRRLKGISPRNFPLYIKELEFRYNHRNDDIFPILAEYLCAMVPDFED; encoded by the coding sequence ATGGCGGAGCAACTTGGCGTCACCTACAACACCGCCTACAAGGCCGTGACCACCCTGCGCATGGCCATACTGACCCACTCGCTGGACGCACGCCTGATCATCCGCTCCATCGAAGGGCTCGATTTCTCGAAATCCGGCAAGTTCCACATGGACATGAGCACCAGAAGCGGGACGCGCATGCCTGTGTTCGGCATCGTGGAGCGAGGCCCGCACGTTTTCGCCGACCTCATTCCCGAGCTTGACGGCGACAGCATCATCCATTTCAAGATGAACTTTCATCTGAAGACCGCCAGCCTGGGCAAGATCATCTACACCGACCGCTTCAAACAATACGCCGCTCTTCTGGTCGGAGGAAGCCACCTGTCCGCGCTCTACAACATCCGCCACAACGACAAGGGACTTTTCATCGACTCGTCCAAAGGCTTCTGGTCCTTTTCCAAGGACTGGTTCCGGCGTCTCAAGGGCATCTCGCCCAGAAATTTCCCGCTTTACATCAAGGAACTTGAATTCCGCTACAATCACAGAAACGACGACATCTTCCCCATCCTGGCGGAATATCTCTGCGCCATGGTGCCAGACTTTGAGGATTAA
- a CDS encoding 4Fe-4S dicluster domain-containing protein, which translates to MSGKSFFVDLTKCTACRGCQIACKQWNKLPAEQTRNHGSHQNPMDVSAITYKTVHMKEVADDKGFMAAWLFFPEQCRHCTEPPCKMTADAYDDTAILQDEVTGAITFTEKTKDLPDFDEIREACPYNIPRQDAATKVMTKCTMCLDRVQNGLKPACVQACPTGTMNFGDRDEMLALAEKRLAEVQKKFPDAVLGDADSTRVIYLYQMDPQKFHDFAVAAATTPGLMNRKAMFAKLFGSTSRSKA; encoded by the coding sequence ATGTCAGGAAAATCATTCTTCGTCGATCTGACCAAATGTACGGCCTGCCGCGGTTGTCAGATCGCATGCAAGCAGTGGAACAAACTCCCGGCCGAGCAGACCAGAAACCATGGGTCGCATCAGAACCCCATGGATGTTTCGGCCATCACCTACAAGACCGTGCACATGAAGGAAGTCGCCGACGACAAGGGCTTCATGGCCGCCTGGCTCTTCTTTCCCGAGCAGTGCCGCCATTGCACCGAACCGCCTTGCAAAATGACCGCCGACGCCTATGACGACACGGCCATTCTGCAGGACGAAGTCACCGGTGCCATCACCTTCACGGAAAAAACCAAGGATTTGCCGGATTTCGATGAAATCCGCGAAGCCTGCCCCTACAACATCCCGCGTCAGGATGCGGCCACCAAGGTTATGACCAAGTGCACCATGTGCCTGGACAGGGTCCAGAATGGCCTCAAACCCGCCTGCGTGCAGGCCTGTCCGACCGGGACAATGAACTTTGGGGATCGGGACGAGATGTTGGCTTTGGCTGAAAAACGCCTGGCCGAGGTGCAGAAGAAATTCCCTGACGCGGTGTTGGGCGACGCCGATTCGACCAGGGTCATCTACCTCTACCAGATGGATCCGCAGAAGTTTCACGACTTCGCGGTGGCCGCAGCCACCACGCCTGGGCTCATGAACCGCAAGGCCATGTTCGCCAAGCTCTTCGGCTCGACTTCCAGAAGCAAGGCCTAG
- a CDS encoding ATP-binding protein: MKPYARISLKNKIFISILAVILLISVTIALLARWILISGLTKELELRGIAVAHSIAERGGGFVLDKNYSELLSLIFEEARLRERQHMINYIYVLDRSEKVLSHTFTVPFPGPLSTANPVLEGNMHSVRLVAVGAQTSYDIAVSMNEGLYRIGTVHVGLSKEHIDKLVAKLRFMFLGFISAVIIIIFYVSHRISRYITSPISRLTNISDELSRGNFDVHLDLGEGLDWAVTNCPAYKDTNMPCWHFDEQGRKSRKSEGKTGQVCSTCLFYRKRGGDEVIQLADSFMSMVWSIRLYRKRLQESEMKYRSLFDSGPDPIFVVDCNTDLILDANPRAEELYEYSKGELLGVSFMVLGHDQVRECLTSLNEANTNSGCVYYPKVLHYKKGERPFYVNMHACPISYGGTHAMIVAVTDITEMMEKDAQLVQAAKMKTLGEMSAGIAHEINQPLNAIKMGSEYLNLLIEQNREVTETQIRDMATEISQQVDRATDIINNLRAFGKKSGLVMERVDMNEPIRGVLSIIGRQFSIQRITIRLELGENLPYIKGHNNRLQQVFFNLLNNARDAIQEKMESEPGMWGDILVRTYAMEGRVFASFADNGPGIADSVRNKIFEPFFTTKQTGKGMGLGLAITYGIVRDYGGTITIDSQPGQGTTFILSFPSAESHPALEHNAGRVDKKSAQPSEISL; the protein is encoded by the coding sequence ATGAAACCCTACGCGCGCATATCGCTCAAAAACAAGATTTTCATCTCCATCCTGGCCGTCATCCTCTTGATCAGCGTGACCATCGCGCTCCTGGCCCGCTGGATTCTCATCTCCGGATTGACCAAGGAGCTTGAGCTGCGCGGCATCGCCGTGGCCCACTCCATTGCCGAGCGCGGCGGCGGGTTTGTCCTCGACAAGAACTACTCGGAGCTCCTGAGTCTCATCTTCGAGGAGGCCCGATTGCGGGAGCGCCAGCACATGATCAATTACATATATGTGCTCGATCGCAGTGAAAAGGTCCTCTCCCACACCTTCACCGTGCCTTTTCCCGGTCCCTTGAGCACCGCCAACCCTGTCCTCGAGGGGAACATGCACAGCGTGCGCCTTGTCGCGGTGGGCGCGCAGACCTCCTACGACATCGCGGTGTCCATGAACGAGGGCCTGTACCGCATCGGAACGGTGCACGTGGGATTGAGCAAGGAACACATCGACAAGCTGGTGGCCAAGCTGCGCTTCATGTTCCTGGGATTCATCTCGGCGGTCATCATCATTATCTTCTATGTTAGCCATCGTATTTCGCGATATATAACCAGCCCGATTTCGCGCCTGACGAACATTTCGGACGAGCTCAGCCGAGGGAATTTCGATGTGCATCTGGATCTTGGCGAGGGCCTGGACTGGGCGGTGACCAACTGTCCGGCCTACAAGGACACCAACATGCCCTGCTGGCATTTTGACGAACAGGGACGCAAGTCCCGCAAGTCCGAGGGCAAGACCGGTCAGGTCTGCTCGACCTGCCTCTTCTACCGCAAGCGCGGAGGAGACGAGGTCATCCAGCTGGCCGATTCGTTCATGAGCATGGTCTGGTCCATCCGGCTCTACCGCAAGCGCCTCCAGGAATCGGAGATGAAATACCGGTCCCTGTTCGACTCGGGTCCCGATCCCATTTTTGTCGTGGACTGCAACACGGACCTGATCCTCGACGCCAACCCCAGGGCCGAGGAACTCTACGAATATTCCAAGGGCGAATTGCTGGGCGTGTCCTTCATGGTGCTCGGTCACGACCAGGTTCGGGAATGTCTGACCTCTCTCAATGAGGCGAACACGAACAGCGGCTGCGTCTATTATCCCAAGGTGCTCCATTACAAGAAGGGCGAGCGGCCCTTTTACGTCAACATGCACGCCTGTCCCATCAGTTACGGCGGCACCCATGCCATGATCGTGGCCGTGACCGACATCACCGAGATGATGGAGAAGGACGCGCAGCTCGTGCAGGCGGCCAAGATGAAGACCCTTGGCGAAATGAGCGCGGGCATCGCCCACGAGATCAACCAGCCGCTCAACGCCATCAAGATGGGCAGCGAGTATCTCAATCTGCTCATTGAGCAGAACCGCGAGGTGACCGAAACCCAGATCCGGGACATGGCTACGGAGATCAGCCAGCAGGTGGACCGGGCCACGGACATCATCAACAATCTGCGCGCCTTCGGCAAAAAGTCGGGCCTGGTCATGGAACGGGTGGACATGAACGAGCCCATCCGCGGCGTGCTGTCCATCATCGGCCGTCAGTTCTCCATCCAGCGCATCACCATCCGCCTGGAACTGGGCGAGAATCTGCCGTACATCAAGGGACACAACAACCGGCTGCAGCAGGTCTTTTTCAATCTGCTCAACAACGCGCGGGACGCCATTCAGGAAAAAATGGAGAGTGAACCCGGCATGTGGGGAGACATCCTGGTGCGCACCTACGCCATGGAAGGCCGGGTTTTCGCATCCTTCGCCGACAACGGCCCCGGCATAGCTGATTCGGTGCGCAACAAGATCTTCGAGCCCTTTTTCACCACCAAACAGACCGGAAAGGGCATGGGGCTCGGCCTGGCCATAACATACGGGATTGTTCGCGATTATGGCGGAACCATTACTATTGACAGTCAACCGGGTCAGGGGACAACATTCATTTTGAGTTTCCCGAGCGCCGAGAGCCATCCGGCGCTTGAGCACAATGCAGGCCGAGTGGACAAAAAATCGGCACAACCCAGCGAGATATCCCTATGA
- the fdnG gene encoding formate dehydrogenase-N subunit alpha, protein MKLGRREFVKLTAAATAVTAFGGLGFDLAPTKAHAQLLSLRKGKETTSVCCYCSVGCGLIVTTDEKTKRAINIEGDPDHPINEGALCAKGAAIYQLAENPQRITKVQYRAPGSDKWQEKSWDWALTEIAKRVKKVRDDSFTTKNAKGEVVNRTEGLASVGSAALDNEECWIYQAFLRSLGLTYIEHQARIUHSATVAALAESFGRGAMTNHWIDFKNSDCILIMGSNAAENHPICWKWVTRAQEAGATVIHVDPRYTRTSSKADMYVPLRSGSDIGVLGGMIKYILDNDLTQKEYVLHYTNAPFIVSKDFDFKDGLFSGFDEAGRKYDKKSWSFEMDENGVPKRDMTLKDPRCVYQILKKHYDRYDSKKVSSISGSPEDQLLAFYKAYTATGKPDKAGTILYAMGWTQHTVGVQNIRAMSIIQLLLGNMGVAGGGVNALRGESNVQGSTDQALLFHIIPGYMATPRSNWATLEDYNKANTPVSKDPKSVNWWQHKPKYFASLLKSFYKEADLPTAYNWMPKLDAGQNASWLVLFDKMLKGQFKGFFSWGMNPAASGADSNKTREALSKLDWMVNVNMFENETGSFWKGPGVDPKKVKTEVFFLPCAVSVEKEGSITNSGRWMQWRYAGPSPMGESKPDGDIIYELALKIRELYKKDKGAFPDPILGLNVDDWGDGHVFDPHKVAKLINGYYLKDTVLKAPDGTETVMKAGTQVASFAHLKDDGSTCSGNWIYTASYTEKGNMSARRDKTQTPEQAKVGLYPNWTWSWPVNRRVIYNRASVDMTGKPWAPQKPVLAWDEAGKKWLIDVVDGGGAPGAKHPFIMRKHGVGQIYGPGLNDGPLPEYYEPLECPVTEHPFSTQLNSPTALMFAEDAHKRTTCDPRFPFVCTSYRVTEHWQTGVLTRWLPWLTEAQPQMFCEMSEELAELKGIKNGEKVILENPRGQLWAIAIVTKRLKPFDVMGNPVHVVGIPWHYGWVWPKDGGDAANLLTPAVGDPNTGIPETKAFMVNVKKA, encoded by the coding sequence ATGAAACTGGGAAGAAGAGAATTCGTCAAACTCACGGCCGCGGCTACAGCGGTCACGGCCTTTGGAGGCCTGGGGTTTGACCTGGCACCCACCAAGGCCCACGCACAGCTCCTTAGCTTGCGCAAAGGCAAGGAAACCACCTCGGTCTGCTGTTACTGTTCGGTAGGCTGCGGGCTCATCGTCACCACCGACGAGAAAACCAAACGCGCCATCAACATCGAAGGCGACCCGGATCATCCCATCAATGAAGGCGCTCTCTGCGCCAAAGGCGCGGCCATCTATCAGCTGGCCGAAAACCCCCAGCGCATCACCAAGGTCCAGTACCGGGCTCCCGGCAGCGACAAATGGCAAGAGAAGAGCTGGGACTGGGCCCTCACGGAAATCGCCAAGCGAGTCAAAAAAGTCCGTGACGATTCCTTCACCACCAAAAACGCCAAGGGCGAAGTCGTCAACCGTACCGAAGGGCTCGCCTCCGTCGGTTCGGCCGCCTTGGACAACGAGGAGTGCTGGATCTACCAGGCTTTCCTGCGTAGCCTCGGCCTGACGTACATAGAGCACCAAGCACGTATTTGACACAGCGCAACTGTTGCGGCTCTGGCAGAGTCGTTCGGACGCGGCGCGATGACCAACCACTGGATCGACTTCAAGAACAGTGATTGCATTTTGATAATGGGCAGCAACGCTGCCGAAAACCACCCTATCTGTTGGAAATGGGTCACCAGGGCGCAGGAAGCAGGCGCGACGGTAATTCACGTCGATCCCCGCTACACCCGCACCTCCTCCAAGGCGGACATGTACGTTCCCCTGCGTTCAGGCTCCGATATCGGCGTCCTGGGCGGCATGATCAAGTACATCCTGGACAATGACCTGACTCAGAAGGAATACGTTCTCCATTATACCAACGCTCCTTTCATCGTCTCCAAGGACTTTGACTTCAAAGACGGCCTGTTCTCCGGTTTCGACGAAGCCGGGCGCAAGTACGACAAGAAGTCCTGGAGCTTCGAAATGGACGAGAACGGCGTACCCAAGCGGGACATGACCCTGAAGGATCCCCGCTGCGTGTACCAGATCCTGAAAAAACACTACGATCGTTACGACTCCAAGAAAGTTTCCTCCATTTCCGGTTCACCCGAAGACCAGCTGCTGGCCTTCTACAAGGCCTACACCGCCACGGGCAAACCGGACAAGGCCGGCACCATCCTTTATGCCATGGGCTGGACCCAGCACACCGTCGGCGTGCAGAACATCCGCGCCATGAGCATCATCCAGCTGCTGCTGGGCAACATGGGCGTGGCCGGCGGCGGCGTGAACGCGCTGCGCGGCGAATCCAACGTTCAGGGCTCCACGGACCAGGCCCTGCTCTTCCACATCATCCCCGGTTACATGGCGACCCCTCGCTCCAACTGGGCGACCCTGGAAGACTACAACAAGGCCAACACTCCGGTCAGCAAGGACCCCAAGAGCGTCAACTGGTGGCAGCACAAACCCAAGTACTTCGCCAGCCTGCTCAAGTCCTTCTACAAGGAAGCCGACCTGCCCACAGCCTACAACTGGATGCCCAAGCTCGATGCCGGGCAGAACGCCTCCTGGCTGGTGCTCTTCGACAAGATGCTCAAAGGCCAGTTCAAGGGCTTCTTCTCCTGGGGCATGAACCCTGCCGCCAGCGGTGCGGACTCCAACAAGACCCGCGAAGCCCTGTCCAAGCTGGACTGGATGGTCAACGTCAACATGTTCGAGAACGAGACCGGCTCCTTCTGGAAGGGCCCGGGCGTCGATCCCAAGAAGGTCAAGACCGAAGTCTTCTTCCTGCCCTGCGCGGTCTCCGTCGAGAAGGAAGGTTCCATCACCAACTCAGGCCGCTGGATGCAGTGGCGCTACGCAGGCCCGAGCCCCATGGGCGAATCGAAGCCGGACGGCGACATCATCTATGAACTCGCTCTCAAGATTCGCGAACTGTACAAAAAGGACAAGGGCGCGTTCCCGGATCCGATCCTCGGCCTCAACGTCGACGACTGGGGCGATGGCCATGTCTTCGATCCGCACAAGGTCGCCAAGCTGATCAACGGCTACTACCTCAAGGACACAGTCCTCAAGGCTCCAGACGGCACGGAAACGGTCATGAAAGCCGGCACCCAGGTGGCATCTTTCGCTCACCTGAAAGACGACGGATCGACCTGTTCCGGCAACTGGATCTACACAGCGTCCTACACCGAGAAAGGCAACATGTCCGCACGCCGCGACAAGACCCAGACTCCGGAACAGGCCAAGGTCGGCCTCTATCCCAACTGGACCTGGTCCTGGCCGGTCAACCGCCGCGTCATCTACAACCGGGCTTCCGTCGACATGACCGGCAAACCCTGGGCACCGCAGAAGCCTGTCCTGGCATGGGACGAAGCGGGCAAGAAATGGCTCATCGACGTGGTCGACGGCGGCGGCGCTCCCGGAGCCAAGCATCCCTTCATCATGCGCAAGCATGGCGTGGGACAGATCTACGGTCCGGGCCTGAACGACGGTCCGCTGCCTGAATACTACGAACCGCTGGAATGCCCGGTCACCGAGCATCCCTTCTCCACGCAGCTCAACAGCCCCACGGCTCTCATGTTTGCCGAGGACGCTCACAAGCGCACCACCTGCGACCCGCGCTTCCCGTTCGTGTGTACGTCCTACCGCGTCACCGAGCACTGGCAGACGGGCGTACTGACCCGCTGGCTGCCCTGGCTCACGGAAGCTCAGCCGCAGATGTTCTGCGAAATGAGCGAGGAACTGGCGGAACTCAAGGGGATCAAGAACGGCGAAAAGGTCATCCTGGAGAACCCGCGCGGACAGCTCTGGGCCATCGCCATCGTCACCAAGCGCTTGAAGCCTTTTGACGTCATGGGCAACCCTGTCCATGTCGTGGGTATTCCCTGGCACTACGGTTGGGTCTGGCCCAAGGATGGTGGGGATGCAGCCAACCTGCTGACTCCTGCCGTTGGCGATCCGAACACCGGCATCCCGGAAACCAAGGCCTTCATGGTCAACGTGAAGAAAGCGTAA
- a CDS encoding ABC transporter substrate-binding protein, with protein sequence MRGGLRVLLLVVFALWLASCQDAEVQIPLAPAGLGVTDTEVTFGSSLALQGHAGYLGQETLRGAMSYLQYVNEQGGVHGRAIRVITRDDSYDPPKCLDNTQRFLIEDQVFGLFCYVGTPTTVKILPLVEEAQVPLLGMFTGANALREPFMPYLINVRASYYQETNAAVEHLVKDLKLTRIAVFYQYDAFGFDGLTGTELALKRFGLEPVARGSYVRGTHDISEGLERIRESGAEAVVMIGTSDPCANFIRKSLENDYSPIFYMVSFVGAKELSRNLLQSDTDRLDVVMSQVVPPPVSSDGTVAESAQEFVRLLEKYFPGEEPNFVGFEGYINAKVLVEGLRRAGRNLSRKSFLEAITAMTNFSLGGDVGLTFGPQDHQGMDKVYFTRLKEGRFILLDDWAQLRREEGQ encoded by the coding sequence GTGCGCGGAGGTTTGCGGGTACTTCTCTTGGTGGTGTTTGCGTTGTGGCTGGCATCCTGCCAGGACGCCGAAGTCCAGATTCCTCTTGCTCCGGCAGGGCTCGGAGTGACCGACACCGAAGTCACCTTCGGGTCTTCCCTGGCATTGCAGGGGCACGCCGGTTATCTGGGTCAGGAAACGTTGCGCGGAGCCATGAGCTATTTGCAGTACGTCAACGAACAGGGCGGAGTGCACGGTCGGGCCATCCGGGTCATCACCCGCGACGATTCCTACGATCCTCCGAAATGTCTGGACAACACCCAGCGTTTTCTCATCGAGGACCAGGTCTTCGGGCTGTTCTGCTATGTGGGCACCCCGACCACGGTCAAGATCCTGCCCCTGGTGGAAGAGGCCCAGGTTCCGCTCCTGGGCATGTTCACCGGGGCCAATGCGCTGCGCGAGCCGTTCATGCCTTACCTCATAAATGTGCGCGCCTCGTACTATCAGGAAACCAACGCCGCCGTGGAGCACCTGGTCAAGGATCTCAAGCTGACCCGCATCGCGGTTTTTTATCAATATGACGCCTTCGGCTTCGACGGACTGACCGGCACGGAACTGGCGCTCAAACGCTTCGGGCTGGAACCCGTGGCCAGAGGAAGTTACGTGCGCGGCACGCATGACATAAGCGAAGGCCTTGAGCGCATCCGCGAATCCGGCGCCGAGGCCGTGGTCATGATCGGCACTTCGGACCCGTGCGCGAATTTCATCCGCAAATCCCTGGAAAATGACTACTCGCCCATTTTTTACATGGTCTCCTTCGTGGGCGCCAAGGAGTTGTCGCGCAACCTTCTGCAGTCGGACACGGATCGTTTGGACGTGGTCATGTCCCAGGTCGTGCCCCCGCCCGTCAGCAGTGACGGAACCGTGGCCGAAAGCGCCCAGGAATTCGTCCGGCTGCTGGAAAAGTATTTTCCGGGCGAGGAACCCAATTTCGTGGGTTTCGAGGGCTACATCAACGCCAAGGTGCTTGTGGAGGGGCTTCGGCGGGCAGGACGAAATTTGAGCCGCAAATCCTTTCTTGAGGCCATCACCGCCATGACAAACTTTTCTCTGGGCGGTGATGTCGGACTGACGTTCGGCCCTCAGGATCATCAGGGCATGGACAAGGTCTACTTCACCCGCCTCAAGGAGGGCCGTTTCATCCTCCTTGATGACTGGGCGCAGCTGCGCCGGGAGGAGGGCCAATGA
- the map gene encoding type I methionyl aminopeptidase: MAEEYWKRYRIKLKDKAAVDGIAKAGELVVRTLDMIGAHIAPGITTDALNTLVHDFTLEHGAVPAPLGYRGFPKSTCVSVNDEICHGIPGPRELREGDIVNVDVTSIKDGWFADANRTFFVGKVSAEAARLVEVTAQCLARGIAAVRPGATLGDVGHAIQSHAEGSGYSVVRELVGHGVGHAFHEQPQVNHTGRPGLGVVLVPGMVFTIEPMINQGGLAINRLDDGWTVVTADGSLSAQFEQTLLVTEKGVRSLTPYPL, translated from the coding sequence GTGGCGGAAGAATATTGGAAGAGGTATCGCATCAAATTGAAGGACAAGGCGGCCGTGGACGGCATCGCCAAGGCCGGAGAACTCGTGGTGCGCACGCTGGACATGATCGGGGCTCATATTGCTCCGGGAATCACGACCGACGCCCTCAACACCCTGGTCCATGACTTCACTCTGGAGCATGGGGCCGTGCCTGCTCCCCTCGGCTACCGGGGATTTCCCAAGAGTACTTGCGTGTCGGTCAACGACGAAATCTGCCACGGCATCCCCGGGCCGCGCGAACTGCGCGAGGGTGATATCGTCAACGTCGATGTGACCAGCATCAAGGATGGCTGGTTCGCCGACGCCAACCGCACGTTTTTCGTCGGCAAGGTTTCCGCCGAGGCCGCAAGACTGGTGGAGGTGACGGCCCAGTGCCTGGCCCGGGGCATCGCGGCCGTCCGTCCGGGTGCGACGCTCGGGGATGTGGGGCATGCCATCCAGAGCCATGCGGAAGGTTCGGGGTATTCCGTGGTGCGTGAACTGGTCGGGCACGGCGTGGGGCATGCCTTTCATGAACAGCCGCAGGTCAATCATACCGGGCGTCCCGGCCTTGGCGTCGTGCTCGTTCCGGGCATGGTCTTCACCATCGAGCCCATGATCAACCAGGGCGGCCTGGCCATAAACAGGCTTGATGACGGCTGGACCGTGGTCACGGCCGACGGGTCCCTTTCGGCCCAGTTCGAACAGACCCTGCTGGTTACCGAGAAAGGGGTGCGCAGTTTGACGCCGTATCCGCTCTGA